A single Elaeis guineensis isolate ETL-2024a chromosome 15, EG11, whole genome shotgun sequence DNA region contains:
- the LOC105058582 gene encoding alanine aminotransferase 2 isoform X1, translated as MRRFATDERCFSSDLGHSAHLVSSSGAAASSAMGSTQSPPLTFDSINPKVLKCEYAVRGEIVSHAQRLQQELQTKPGSYPFDEILYCNIGNPQSLGQQPVTFFREVLALCDHPSILDKSEAHALFSSDAIARARQILDLIPGRATGAYSHSQGIKGLRDAIAAGIAARDGFPANADDIFLTDGASPAVHMMMQLLIRSEKDGILCPIPQYPLYSASIALHGGSLVPYYLDEAAGWGLEISVVKKQLEDARSKGIAVRAIVVINPGNPTGQVLAEGNQREIVQFCKKEGLVLLADEVYQENIYVENKKFNSFKKIARSMGYGEKDLSLVSFQSVSKGYYGECGKRGGYMEITGFSADVREQIYKLASVNLCSNISGQILASLVMNTPKVGDESYESFTAEKNGILSSLARRAKALEDAFNSLEGVTCNKAEGAMYLFPRLHLPQKAIEAANAVNAAPDAFYARRLLDATGIVVVPGSGFGQVPGTWHFRCTILPQENKIPAIIARLKAFHESFLGEFRD; from the exons ATGCGCCGATTCGCCACGGACGAACGTTGTTTCAGCTCTGATCTCGGTCACTCTGCTCACCTTGTCTCTTCTTCTGGTGCCGCAGCGTCCTCCGCCATGGGCTCCACTCAATCTCCTCCGCTTACTTTCGATTCTATCAATCCAAAG GTTTTAAAATGTGAGTATGCCGTCCGTGGAGAGATTGTCAGCCATGCCCAG CGCTTACAACAAGAGCTGCAAACAAAGCCGGGTTCTTATCCCTTTGATGAG ATACTTTATTGCAATATCGGCAATCCCCAGTCTCTTGGTCAGCAGCCAGTTACATTTTTCCGGGAG GTTCTTGCCTTATGTGACCATCCATCCATATTGGACAAAAGTGAAGCTCATGCCTTATTCAG CTCGGATGCTATAGCTCGAGCACGGCAGATTCTGGATTTGATTCCTGGTAGGGCAACAGGTGCATATAGTCATAGTCAG GGAATCAAAGGCTTACGTGATGCTATTGCTGCTGGAATTGCTGCCCGTGATGGTTTCCCTGCCAATGCAGATGACATTTTCCTAACAGATGGAGCAAGCCCTGCA GTCCACATGATGATGCAGTTATTGATAAGATCGGAGAAAGATGGCATTCTCTGCCCCATACCTCAGTACCCATTGTACTCTGCCTCAATTGCTCTGCATGGTGGCTCTCTT GTCCCATATTACCTTGATGAAGCAGCAGGATGGGGACTGGAGATTTCTGTGGTTAAGAAGCAACTGGAAGATGCTCGATCCAAGGGCATTGCTGTTAGGGCAATAGTGGTGATAAATCCTGGCAATCCCACTGGACAG GTTCTTGCAGAGGGAAACCAGCGGGAAATAGTGCAGTTTTGCAAGAAAGAAGGCCTTGTTCTTCTAGCGGATGAG GTATACCAAGAAAATATATATGTTgaaaacaagaaattcaactccTTCAAGAAGATTGCAAGGTCAATGGGATATGGCGAGAAAGATCTTTCTTTAGTATCATTTCAGTCAGTTTCCAAAG GATACTATGGGGAATGTGGAAAACGGGGAGGCTACATGGAGATAACCGGTTTCAGTGCGGATGTGAGAGAACAGATTTACAAATTGGCGTCAGTAAACCTCTGTTCCAACATCTCTGGCCAGATCCTTGCAAGCCTTGTTATGAATACACCGAAG GTTGGAGATGAATCATATGAATCCTTTACTGCAGAAAAGAATGGGATCCTTTCATCTTTAGCTAGGCGTGCGAAG GCTTTGGAGGATGCATTCAATAGCTTAGAAGGTGTGACATGCAACAAGGCGGAGGGAGCAATGTACCTCTTCCCCCGTCTTCACCTGCCTCAGAAGGCAATTGAAGCTGCCAACGCAGTTAATGCAGCCCCTGATGCATTCTACGCTCGCCGTCTTCTTGATGCCACCGGAATTGTTGTTGTTCCCGGTTCTGGCTTTGGGCAG GTACCTGGAACATGGCATTTCCGATGCACAATCCTACCCCAGGAGAATAAGATCCCGGCCATCATCGCCCGTCTCAAGGCATTCCATGAATCATTTTTGGGAGAGTTCCGTGACTAA
- the LOC105058583 gene encoding proteasome subunit alpha type-5, with amino-acid sequence MFLTRTEYDRGVNTFSPEGRLFQVEYAIEAIKLGSTAIGLKTKEGVVLAVEKRVTSPLLEPSSVEKIMEIDEHIGCAMSGLIADARTLVEHARVETQNHRFSYGEPMTVESTTQALCDLALRFGEGDEESMSRPFGVSLLIAGHDENGPSLYHTDPSGTFWQCNAKAIGSGSEGADSSLQEQYNKDLTLLEAETIALSILKQVMEEKVTPNNVDIAKVAPTYHLYSPSEVEAVIARL; translated from the exons ATGTTCCTCACCAG GACGGAGTACGACCGAGGGGTCAATACCTTCTCGCCGGAGGGAAGGTTGTTCCAGGTCGAATACGCTATCGAGGCCATCAAG ttGGGTTCGACGGCGATTGGTTTGAAGACGAAGGAGGGCGTGGTGCTTGCGGTCGAGAAGCGCGTGACCTCCCCCCTGCTG GAGCCAAGCAGTGTGGAGAAAATTATGGAGATTGATGAGCACATTGGTTGTGCAATGAGTGGATTGATTGCTGATGCACGAACTCTTGTTGAGCATGCTCGCGTTGAAACTCAG AATCACAGGTTTTCTTATGGTGAGCCAATGACTGTTGAGTCGACTACGCAAGCTCTATGTGATCTTGCTCTTCGATTTGGTGAAGGAGATGAAGAATCCATG TCACGACCTTTTGGAGTGTCTCTTCTGATTGCTGGTCATGATGAAAATGGGCCCAGCCT GTACCACACAGACCCATCTGGCACTTTTTGGCAATGCAATGCAAAAGCAATAGGGTCAGGTTCAGAAGGAGCTGACAGCTCTCTTCAGGAGCAATACAACAAG GACTTGACCCTTCTAGAGGCTGAAACAATAGCTCTTTCTATTTTGAAGCAAGTGATGGAGGAGAAG GTAACTCCAAACAATGTTGATATTGCCAAGGTTGCTCCAACTTATCATCTATACTCCCCTTCTGAGGTTGAGGCTGTCATTGCTCgcctataa
- the LOC105058582 gene encoding alanine aminotransferase 2 isoform X2 — protein sequence MISRIVVLKCEYAVRGEIVSHAQRLQQELQTKPGSYPFDEILYCNIGNPQSLGQQPVTFFREVLALCDHPSILDKSEAHALFSSDAIARARQILDLIPGRATGAYSHSQGIKGLRDAIAAGIAARDGFPANADDIFLTDGASPAVHMMMQLLIRSEKDGILCPIPQYPLYSASIALHGGSLVPYYLDEAAGWGLEISVVKKQLEDARSKGIAVRAIVVINPGNPTGQVLAEGNQREIVQFCKKEGLVLLADEVYQENIYVENKKFNSFKKIARSMGYGEKDLSLVSFQSVSKGYYGECGKRGGYMEITGFSADVREQIYKLASVNLCSNISGQILASLVMNTPKVGDESYESFTAEKNGILSSLARRAKALEDAFNSLEGVTCNKAEGAMYLFPRLHLPQKAIEAANAVNAAPDAFYARRLLDATGIVVVPGSGFGQVPGTWHFRCTILPQENKIPAIIARLKAFHESFLGEFRD from the exons ATGATTTCGCGTATCGTG GTTTTAAAATGTGAGTATGCCGTCCGTGGAGAGATTGTCAGCCATGCCCAG CGCTTACAACAAGAGCTGCAAACAAAGCCGGGTTCTTATCCCTTTGATGAG ATACTTTATTGCAATATCGGCAATCCCCAGTCTCTTGGTCAGCAGCCAGTTACATTTTTCCGGGAG GTTCTTGCCTTATGTGACCATCCATCCATATTGGACAAAAGTGAAGCTCATGCCTTATTCAG CTCGGATGCTATAGCTCGAGCACGGCAGATTCTGGATTTGATTCCTGGTAGGGCAACAGGTGCATATAGTCATAGTCAG GGAATCAAAGGCTTACGTGATGCTATTGCTGCTGGAATTGCTGCCCGTGATGGTTTCCCTGCCAATGCAGATGACATTTTCCTAACAGATGGAGCAAGCCCTGCA GTCCACATGATGATGCAGTTATTGATAAGATCGGAGAAAGATGGCATTCTCTGCCCCATACCTCAGTACCCATTGTACTCTGCCTCAATTGCTCTGCATGGTGGCTCTCTT GTCCCATATTACCTTGATGAAGCAGCAGGATGGGGACTGGAGATTTCTGTGGTTAAGAAGCAACTGGAAGATGCTCGATCCAAGGGCATTGCTGTTAGGGCAATAGTGGTGATAAATCCTGGCAATCCCACTGGACAG GTTCTTGCAGAGGGAAACCAGCGGGAAATAGTGCAGTTTTGCAAGAAAGAAGGCCTTGTTCTTCTAGCGGATGAG GTATACCAAGAAAATATATATGTTgaaaacaagaaattcaactccTTCAAGAAGATTGCAAGGTCAATGGGATATGGCGAGAAAGATCTTTCTTTAGTATCATTTCAGTCAGTTTCCAAAG GATACTATGGGGAATGTGGAAAACGGGGAGGCTACATGGAGATAACCGGTTTCAGTGCGGATGTGAGAGAACAGATTTACAAATTGGCGTCAGTAAACCTCTGTTCCAACATCTCTGGCCAGATCCTTGCAAGCCTTGTTATGAATACACCGAAG GTTGGAGATGAATCATATGAATCCTTTACTGCAGAAAAGAATGGGATCCTTTCATCTTTAGCTAGGCGTGCGAAG GCTTTGGAGGATGCATTCAATAGCTTAGAAGGTGTGACATGCAACAAGGCGGAGGGAGCAATGTACCTCTTCCCCCGTCTTCACCTGCCTCAGAAGGCAATTGAAGCTGCCAACGCAGTTAATGCAGCCCCTGATGCATTCTACGCTCGCCGTCTTCTTGATGCCACCGGAATTGTTGTTGTTCCCGGTTCTGGCTTTGGGCAG GTACCTGGAACATGGCATTTCCGATGCACAATCCTACCCCAGGAGAATAAGATCCCGGCCATCATCGCCCGTCTCAAGGCATTCCATGAATCATTTTTGGGAGAGTTCCGTGACTAA